The proteins below are encoded in one region of Desulfovibrio sp. JC022:
- a CDS encoding proline dehydrogenase family protein — translation MNAEVSTLDNKVIERGKQFFDSISGEAPSVFNKGWWTGKVMDWSMKNEDFKVQMFRFVDVLPYLNTSESLSRHIEEYFAGDDSNIPDVLKWGATKTGFGGGLVAKVLNKTIRSNIEGMARQFIIGQKSKEAVKGIRKLRKDGFAFVLDLLGEATVSHEEAAAYRDGYLEVLDAIEKEYKKWDALDASGDLDWGHAPKINVAVKPSAFYSQSKPVDLEGTVQGMMDAIEPVFKKIMDMNGFMCIDMEALKYKEPTVEMYKRFRKKYPDYPHLGIVFQAYLRSVDDDVSGLLDWAREEKLPISIRLVKGAYWDYETVLAKQNDWPVPVWTHKPESDMAFERVSKMILENHDICHYACASHNIRSISSVMEVANELNVPEERYEFQVLYGMAEPVRKGLRNVAKRVRLYCPYGDLIPGMAYLVRRLLENTANESFLKQTFADEADVSRLLENPELTLERELAAKPKNNPGNNTPEGELPRFNNYPPADFTIKEERDGFPASMTRIRQDFGKRYPLYIGGQDVVTDDTLDSYNPADTSEIIGSVCQAGTAEVDKAVATAKQAYLDWRDVEPKERAQYLLKASQYLKDNMYDLCAMQVLEVGKQWDQAQGDVAEAIDFLEYYAREMIRHGSPKRMGNAPGEYSQYFYQGKGVAAVIAPWNFPLAISVGMVSAAIVAGCPVVYKPAGIASAVGYGIVEMFKAAGLPDGVFNYCPGRGSVMGDHLVDHPDVSVIAFTGSMEVGLRIQERAAKVHPGQEQCKKVIAEMGGKNGIIIDDDADLDEAVLGVLYAAFGFQGQKCSACSRAIVLDSIYDRFIHRLKEAAASIKLGPAEDPTNYMGPVVDKAAQKNVLEYCKVAEEEGSVVIKQEAPAEYQDKGCYAPLLVVDGITKENRIAQEEVFGPVLSIMRAKDFDEALDIANSTRFALTGAVYSRSPKNLEKASREFRVGNLYLNKPSVGALVERHAFGGFKMSGVGSKAGGPDYLLQFMDPRLVCENTMRRGFAPISEDDDWVA, via the coding sequence ATGAATGCAGAAGTCTCCACTCTGGACAACAAAGTAATCGAACGCGGAAAGCAGTTTTTTGATTCCATTTCCGGTGAAGCACCTTCAGTCTTTAATAAAGGCTGGTGGACAGGAAAGGTTATGGACTGGTCCATGAAAAATGAAGATTTCAAGGTCCAGATGTTCCGCTTTGTTGACGTTTTGCCATACCTGAATACTTCCGAGTCTCTTTCAAGGCATATTGAAGAGTATTTCGCAGGGGATGACAGTAATATTCCCGATGTCCTCAAATGGGGTGCCACTAAGACCGGATTCGGCGGCGGCCTTGTAGCCAAGGTTTTGAACAAGACCATCCGTTCAAACATTGAAGGTATGGCCCGTCAGTTCATTATCGGTCAGAAATCCAAGGAAGCGGTTAAAGGTATCCGCAAACTGCGCAAGGACGGCTTTGCCTTTGTTCTTGACCTGCTCGGTGAGGCCACCGTTTCCCACGAGGAAGCCGCAGCCTATCGTGATGGATATCTGGAAGTCCTTGATGCCATTGAAAAAGAATACAAGAAATGGGATGCCCTTGATGCTTCCGGCGACCTTGACTGGGGACATGCTCCCAAGATCAACGTTGCTGTAAAACCTTCCGCATTTTATTCCCAGTCCAAGCCTGTAGATCTTGAAGGTACTGTGCAGGGTATGATGGATGCCATTGAGCCTGTGTTCAAGAAGATCATGGACATGAACGGTTTCATGTGTATCGACATGGAAGCCCTTAAATACAAAGAACCCACCGTTGAAATGTATAAGCGGTTCAGGAAAAAATATCCTGATTATCCGCATCTCGGAATCGTTTTTCAGGCCTACCTGCGCAGTGTTGATGATGACGTCTCCGGCTTGCTCGATTGGGCACGCGAAGAGAAACTGCCCATCTCCATCCGTCTGGTAAAGGGTGCTTACTGGGATTACGAAACCGTACTCGCCAAGCAGAATGACTGGCCTGTTCCGGTCTGGACTCATAAGCCTGAATCAGACATGGCCTTTGAGCGTGTTTCCAAGATGATTCTTGAGAATCACGACATCTGCCATTATGCCTGCGCATCCCATAACATCCGTTCTATTTCCTCAGTAATGGAAGTTGCTAACGAATTGAATGTCCCTGAAGAAAGATACGAATTTCAGGTTCTTTACGGAATGGCTGAACCTGTGCGTAAGGGATTGAGGAATGTTGCCAAGCGCGTTCGCCTTTATTGTCCCTACGGTGACCTTATTCCCGGTATGGCTTATCTTGTTCGCCGTCTGCTGGAAAACACCGCTAACGAATCTTTCCTTAAGCAGACCTTTGCAGATGAGGCCGATGTAAGTCGTCTGCTTGAGAATCCTGAACTGACCCTTGAGCGTGAACTTGCCGCCAAGCCCAAAAATAATCCGGGCAACAATACTCCAGAGGGTGAGTTACCGCGGTTTAACAACTATCCGCCTGCGGATTTCACTATTAAAGAAGAGCGTGACGGTTTTCCTGCATCCATGACGAGAATTCGTCAGGACTTCGGCAAACGGTATCCGCTTTACATAGGTGGACAGGACGTTGTTACCGATGACACTCTCGATTCCTACAACCCGGCTGATACTTCCGAGATCATCGGCTCTGTTTGTCAGGCCGGAACAGCTGAGGTTGATAAGGCTGTAGCCACTGCCAAACAGGCTTACCTTGATTGGCGTGATGTAGAGCCAAAAGAACGCGCCCAGTACCTGCTCAAGGCTTCTCAATATCTCAAAGACAATATGTATGACCTTTGCGCAATGCAGGTCCTTGAAGTGGGTAAGCAGTGGGATCAGGCTCAGGGTGATGTTGCCGAGGCCATTGACTTTCTCGAATACTATGCCCGCGAAATGATTCGACACGGCAGTCCCAAGCGTATGGGGAATGCTCCTGGCGAATATTCTCAGTATTTTTATCAGGGCAAGGGCGTTGCCGCAGTTATCGCGCCGTGGAACTTTCCGCTGGCTATCAGTGTTGGTATGGTTTCCGCCGCCATTGTTGCGGGTTGCCCGGTTGTATACAAACCTGCCGGGATTGCTTCCGCAGTGGGTTACGGCATCGTGGAAATGTTTAAGGCCGCAGGATTGCCGGACGGCGTTTTTAACTACTGCCCCGGTCGCGGTTCTGTGATGGGTGACCATCTGGTTGACCATCCCGATGTCTCTGTCATCGCTTTCACCGGATCAATGGAAGTGGGACTGCGTATTCAGGAACGCGCTGCCAAGGTCCACCCCGGTCAGGAGCAGTGCAAGAAAGTTATCGCTGAAATGGGCGGAAAAAACGGTATCATTATTGATGACGATGCCGACCTTGATGAAGCCGTACTCGGTGTGCTTTACGCGGCCTTCGGTTTTCAGGGACAGAAATGCTCGGCTTGTTCCCGCGCCATTGTCCTTGATTCCATCTATGACCGTTTCATCCACCGTTTGAAGGAAGCTGCTGCATCCATCAAGCTCGGACCCGCTGAAGATCCCACAAATTACATGGGACCGGTTGTCGATAAGGCAGCTCAGAAAAACGTGCTTGAGTACTGCAAAGTTGCCGAAGAAGAAGGTAGTGTTGTCATCAAGCAGGAAGCCCCTGCCGAATACCAAGACAAGGGCTGCTACGCTCCGCTGTTGGTAGTGGACGGCATCACTAAGGAAAACCGCATTGCTCAGGAAGAGGTCTTCGGTCCTGTTCTTTCCATCATGCGGGCCAAGGATTTTGACGAAGCCCTTGATATCGCCAACTCCACCAGATTTGCGCTTACCGGTGCTGTTTATTCCAGAAGCCCCAAAAACCTTGAAAAGGCTTCACGCGAATTCCGGGTCGGTAACCTTTACCTGAACAAGCCCAGCGTTGGTGCTCTGGTTGAGCGTCACGCATTCGGCGGATTCAAGATGTCCGGTGTAGGTTCCAAGGCCGGTGGTCCCGATTACCTGCTCCAGTTTATGGATCCGCGTCTTGTTTGTGAAAATACTATGCGCCGCGGTTTCGCTCCCATCTCCGAGGATGATGATTGGGTGGCATAG
- a CDS encoding Lrp/AsnC family transcriptional regulator has translation MNKRKIDETDRRILTILQNSGRVSNADIARKVGMAPSAVLERVRKLERKGVLTGYEAIVDPKAVGRSLTAFIFVNVNEGVGATSTGEELSRVPGVLEVHYCAGRDSYLIKVRSEDTDGLAIMLGQIGRIETVRDTNSTIVLNTIKESRAIPLEEEENYES, from the coding sequence ATGAATAAGAGAAAGATTGACGAAACTGATCGTAGAATTCTGACAATACTTCAGAATAGTGGCCGGGTCTCCAATGCTGACATCGCAAGAAAGGTCGGCATGGCTCCTTCAGCAGTACTTGAGCGTGTCCGCAAATTGGAACGCAAAGGCGTGCTTACCGGATATGAAGCGATTGTAGATCCCAAGGCTGTCGGGCGTTCCCTTACTGCCTTCATCTTTGTGAATGTGAATGAGGGTGTGGGGGCTACCTCCACAGGTGAAGAGCTTTCCCGTGTTCCCGGAGTTCTTGAAGTGCACTATTGTGCAGGGCGGGACAGCTATCTTATCAAGGTCCGTTCTGAGGACACCGACGGGCTGGCTATTATGCTGGGACAGATCGGAAGGATTGAAACCGTCAGGGACACCAACTCAACCATCGTATTAAACACCATCAAGGAGTCGCGGGCAATTCCTCTGGAAGAGGAAGAAAATTACGAATCATAG